A stretch of the Flavobacterium sp. 5 genome encodes the following:
- a CDS encoding T9SS sorting signal type C domain-containing protein, which yields MIKSLPKFICQILAGFVTLLFAVSANSQSTATVFSDDFTASTGTGYTSATGFVGTSTVWSHSKSGTDFGARINGGIASLSNDASAAANANGWNMISTNTASFTTPYSTTLSSNPGTVTWTFNMRQQQANPSGFASGNYGAAFILAGTSGTTNSIGTGYAVILGNSGKTDPLKLVRYSAGLQTTTQILASNTSGLTDFGNTYLSVKVTYTPSTNTWQLFVRNDGTAFLDPNSGSLTSQGTAVNNTYTSSVLPIMGAFWNSSTKSNQTAVFDNVKVTVVVPTITSISPPSKVAGTGAFTLTVNGTGFVSGTSIVRWNGSNRTTTFISATQLTVAVLATDITSAGTAAITVANGVAVSNGQTFTIDPPGVPTISLSNSGLNAMTTITGTVSSAQTYTVSGSNLTADVIVTAPTNFEVSTNGITYSGSVTLTRTGNVLVGQPVTVYARVKASAPSGLYSATIDHTTTGGTTKSIAVSATVIASKPTTQATAVTFTTVTSTTFTVNWTNGNGANHLVLIKNGSAVNSNPVDGIVYTAINSFGAGSEIGTGNYAIYSGSSTTVSIDGLQPNTTYYVAVYDYNGSGGTESYLTTSPATGNKTTLNAPVGWQIYNTNVTNTITFDTTVDGVNEGTYQAAGLSPTLTSGELDSNAWAITGFSDGAIAFGGTSTDGQDYDRGTSTGGVTLGGVYAFDTATNNFALGIQPAIGDFVPGSATLRFQNQTGAAITSVSIGYKVYIYNDQAASSSFNFSHSADNSTYTSVSGLNVTSPTTADASPGWKAYYRVVTLTGLNIANNNYYYFRWTGATVSGTTDFDAFGLDDIVMVANPSTNYASFNGTAENFAVLGNTTLYGSTTITSDLTLNGGKVDINGNTLTLNGTVTNTTSGGLKGSASSNLTISGAVSPSLSFDQTTLGTTNVINNLSINTTASNTVTILNPVVVNGTLTTALGQTLNMGTNALTGTLSAIANNGTIATQNTTSIPIPTGKTWGGTINYNAASAQQTAVIGTYNNFTVSTTGGTIAAGSLTVNGVLNLSQPNPTATIGSFSTGTYTMTMGGSATNAGIGDVTGIITRNAISFQTLYTFGHPNTSIIFPIAGTLPTTMSLKIVIGTAPSWHPGAINRHFDFIQSGAANTTAVLQAHYLDSELNGNMENKLVDWAHINSSNTTLEQGRSSYNTTENWVELTNVNIGLYFAPIFDLVNISLDESEVGSLTWNGSVSTSWTTAANWTPNATPSDYSIVYIPDAGSTPNDPTLNPTVLLGSLNIDAGGILNAGTNTSFTINNGPGAWINYGTFNPDSSTVIFTNADATMAGSTTFNNVTINSGAGLRPLTGNVMSIAGAFVNNGTLTAGIIENTIIFTGTNQTLPLPNGALTAYHHVVISGTGAVVPTSFNMLGNLTLNQAVDFTGKTVSLIGTQLQVIGGTYVSTFNNLTINNTFGQIDLSNNATINGILTLTTGNLNIANNTLTLGVPAVAGTFNSTHMIIASGTGELRRSFTTTGAYTFPIGDNTGITEYSPITISVDSGSFSSAYIGVSVTDAIHPNNYSLNNNISRYWKVNQSGITTALATITATYAASDILGTESDIAAAQLKGIFNQQTNPWIKYSALGSNTLSVAATSLTAGQTSAFTGIKGGSFSVVLSGFGSFCLNDSATLSAEITGGDAPYTYLWSAGLGTLQTATPPTSAAGTINYTATVKDANGITASDNNNVTVLQNSLGGTVSSNQTICSASAPADLTLTGQTGSVIYWQSASDSGFTTPVNIANTTTTLPGASIGLLTTTTYFRAVVLNGTCANVYSSVATITINSTTWTGIWSNGLPSSTTAVIISANYTPAVSFECCSLTVNNNAAVLIPSGINVTLNGILTVVSGSSFTLQSNANFIQNTDAANSGNITVLRNSAPIKRLDHTLWSSPVTSTQTLQQFSPNTLSNRFYVYNILNNTYTATPATGYFPLAKAIAVRAPNNWPTAESAWEGSFTGIPNNGNITTPLEMTGAAYNGIGNPYPSTISGTELVSANSTRITGTLYFYAHTLAIDATTGLFPPGTNYAVWNPGTGGTPATAGGGGTGSSPITPNGIIQTGQGFLVKAKAQGNMIFTNSMRKTNTANPFFKQSALKSNTAEPDIERHRIWLSLGSSNGALNTILVGYAAGATSGIDYGYDGLKFGGSGSELYSVIAGDAYSIQGRALPFIADDNVPLGFKAAESGTFTIAIYKTDGLFSGNQDILIKDNLTGTTNSIKTAPYNFTSAIGTFDGRFEIVYTKSSLGLDPQTALENSVIVYTKNSTLFVQSSSVITSVRIFDILGRLLSENKNINDTRFQSGKLSLTRQVVLVEVTDNENKKVLKKIIL from the coding sequence ATGATTAAATCGCTACCTAAGTTTATCTGCCAGATACTTGCTGGCTTTGTGACATTGTTATTTGCTGTTTCTGCAAATTCACAATCCACTGCAACGGTCTTCAGTGATGATTTTACAGCTTCTACGGGAACAGGTTATACATCTGCAACGGGCTTTGTTGGTACAAGTACCGTTTGGAGCCATTCCAAAAGCGGAACTGATTTTGGTGCGCGCATCAACGGCGGAATTGCATCGCTCTCAAACGATGCTTCGGCGGCTGCAAATGCCAATGGCTGGAATATGATTTCTACCAACACTGCAAGTTTTACAACACCTTACAGTACAACGTTAAGTTCAAATCCGGGCACGGTCACCTGGACATTTAACATGAGACAACAACAGGCCAATCCTAGTGGTTTTGCTTCCGGGAATTATGGAGCTGCTTTTATTTTAGCTGGAACCTCGGGAACTACTAATTCAATCGGAACAGGCTATGCAGTTATACTTGGTAATTCTGGAAAAACCGATCCTTTGAAATTGGTAAGGTATTCAGCCGGTCTTCAAACAACAACACAGATATTGGCATCGAATACTTCAGGACTAACTGATTTTGGAAATACTTATTTGAGTGTAAAAGTAACCTACACTCCAAGTACAAATACCTGGCAACTATTTGTCAGAAATGATGGCACCGCTTTTTTAGACCCCAATAGCGGAAGTTTGACTTCACAAGGAACTGCCGTAAACAACACCTATACCTCAAGTGTTTTACCTATAATGGGCGCTTTTTGGAATTCAAGTACAAAATCCAATCAAACGGCGGTCTTTGATAATGTAAAGGTGACAGTAGTAGTTCCAACAATTACAAGCATATCGCCACCTTCTAAAGTAGCTGGAACCGGAGCTTTTACACTGACGGTTAACGGGACCGGTTTTGTCAGCGGTACTAGTATAGTTCGCTGGAACGGCAGTAACCGAACAACTACTTTTATCTCGGCTACACAACTTACTGTTGCTGTATTGGCAACCGATATTACTTCTGCAGGAACAGCTGCCATAACTGTGGCTAATGGCGTTGCCGTTTCTAATGGACAAACATTTACTATTGACCCTCCAGGAGTGCCAACCATAAGTCTTTCCAATAGTGGTTTAAATGCAATGACCACAATAACTGGGACTGTTTCTTCAGCACAAACCTATACCGTAAGCGGTAGTAATTTAACAGCTGACGTTATTGTTACAGCTCCCACTAATTTTGAAGTGTCAACAAATGGCATCACTTATTCAGGGTCTGTAACGCTTACTCGAACTGGAAATGTGCTTGTGGGTCAGCCAGTAACGGTTTATGCCCGAGTTAAAGCTTCAGCACCATCAGGATTATATTCGGCTACTATCGATCATACTACTACTGGTGGAACTACAAAATCTATCGCAGTTTCAGCCACGGTTATTGCCTCGAAACCAACAACACAAGCCACAGCAGTTACTTTTACAACAGTAACTTCAACCACTTTTACTGTCAATTGGACTAATGGTAATGGTGCTAATCATTTGGTTTTAATCAAAAATGGCAGTGCTGTTAATTCCAATCCGGTAGATGGTATTGTATATACTGCCATAAACTCTTTTGGAGCCGGTTCTGAAATAGGTACAGGGAATTATGCAATCTATTCAGGAAGCAGTACTACCGTTAGTATAGACGGATTGCAGCCTAACACCACTTATTATGTTGCCGTATATGATTATAACGGTTCAGGAGGAACCGAGAGTTATTTAACTACAAGCCCGGCAACCGGAAACAAAACAACACTTAATGCACCAGTGGGTTGGCAGATATACAATACTAATGTCACTAATACAATTACATTTGACACCACGGTTGATGGTGTTAATGAAGGAACCTATCAGGCGGCAGGATTGTCACCAACATTAACTAGTGGCGAGTTAGACTCCAATGCATGGGCAATCACAGGATTTAGTGATGGTGCGATTGCTTTTGGAGGAACCAGCACCGATGGTCAGGATTATGACAGAGGAACGTCAACAGGAGGAGTTACGTTGGGAGGAGTCTATGCTTTTGATACTGCAACTAATAATTTTGCTTTGGGAATACAACCAGCAATCGGGGATTTTGTACCGGGTTCGGCAACACTTCGCTTTCAGAATCAAACAGGAGCAGCGATAACTTCGGTAAGTATAGGATATAAAGTATATATCTATAATGATCAGGCAGCATCGAGTAGTTTTAATTTCAGTCATTCGGCAGACAATTCCACTTATACCAGTGTTTCCGGATTAAATGTAACCTCACCGACGACAGCAGATGCTTCTCCGGGATGGAAAGCGTATTACCGTGTAGTAACTTTAACAGGTTTGAATATTGCTAATAACAATTATTACTATTTCCGATGGACAGGAGCCACCGTTTCAGGCACTACAGATTTTGATGCATTTGGATTGGATGATATCGTTATGGTCGCTAATCCTTCAACCAATTATGCTTCATTTAACGGAACAGCGGAAAACTTTGCAGTTTTGGGAAATACCACTTTATACGGAAGTACAACTATTACCAGTGATTTGACTCTTAATGGAGGTAAAGTTGATATTAATGGTAATACATTAACCCTCAATGGAACTGTAACAAACACTACTTCGGGAGGATTAAAAGGCAGTGCTTCCAGTAACCTGACTATAAGTGGTGCAGTTAGCCCTTCATTGAGTTTTGACCAAACTACTTTGGGAACCACCAATGTAATAAATAATTTAAGCATCAATACGACTGCTTCTAATACCGTGACAATTTTAAATCCTGTGGTGGTCAATGGTACATTGACAACCGCTTTGGGTCAAACATTGAATATGGGAACCAATGCCTTAACAGGGACTTTATCTGCTATTGCCAATAATGGAACTATAGCTACTCAAAATACCACAAGTATCCCGATACCAACAGGAAAAACATGGGGCGGAACAATCAATTACAATGCTGCGTCGGCACAACAGACCGCAGTTATTGGCACCTACAATAATTTTACTGTTTCAACTACAGGGGGGACCATTGCGGCAGGTTCGCTTACAGTGAACGGTGTATTAAACCTTTCACAGCCCAATCCGACCGCTACCATCGGAAGTTTCTCAACCGGAACATATACAATGACTATGGGGGGAAGCGCAACAAATGCAGGTATTGGAGATGTGACCGGTATTATTACCAGAAATGCCATCTCGTTCCAGACACTTTACACTTTCGGACATCCGAATACTTCAATAATATTCCCGATTGCAGGAACATTGCCAACTACAATGAGTCTCAAAATCGTAATTGGTACTGCGCCAAGCTGGCATCCAGGCGCAATCAATAGACATTTTGATTTCATCCAATCTGGTGCTGCCAATACAACCGCGGTATTGCAAGCCCATTATTTGGATTCTGAACTTAATGGAAATATGGAAAATAAACTTGTTGACTGGGCACATATCAATTCGTCAAATACTACATTAGAGCAAGGGCGCTCCAGTTATAATACGACTGAAAATTGGGTTGAGTTGACAAACGTCAATATTGGGCTTTACTTTGCGCCAATATTTGATCTAGTAAATATCTCGCTGGATGAATCGGAAGTAGGATCTCTGACGTGGAATGGCTCTGTGAGTACTTCATGGACAACCGCAGCTAACTGGACACCGAATGCCACCCCATCCGATTATTCGATTGTATATATTCCTGACGCGGGGAGCACGCCAAATGATCCTACCTTGAATCCAACAGTTTTGCTTGGCTCACTTAATATTGATGCAGGCGGCATCTTAAATGCGGGTACAAATACTTCATTCACCATCAACAATGGCCCTGGTGCCTGGATAAATTATGGAACGTTCAACCCTGATTCGAGCACCGTAATTTTTACCAATGCGGATGCTACAATGGCAGGTTCGACCACTTTCAATAATGTCACAATAAATTCAGGTGCAGGCTTAAGGCCTTTAACAGGTAATGTTATGAGTATTGCAGGAGCTTTCGTCAATAACGGAACCCTTACCGCTGGCATCATCGAGAATACCATTATTTTTACAGGAACCAATCAAACATTGCCGTTACCTAACGGCGCATTAACGGCTTATCATCATGTGGTTATCAGCGGAACAGGCGCGGTGGTTCCAACTTCATTTAATATGCTGGGTAATTTGACCCTGAATCAAGCGGTTGATTTTACAGGAAAAACAGTTTCATTGATTGGCACACAATTGCAGGTAATCGGTGGAACTTATGTATCAACATTCAATAACCTGACGATAAATAACACATTCGGGCAAATTGATTTGTCCAACAATGCCACTATAAACGGAATACTGACCTTGACTACCGGAAACCTAAACATAGCTAATAACACTTTGACACTGGGCGTACCCGCAGTTGCCGGAACATTCAATTCGACACATATGATCATCGCCAGCGGAACCGGCGAACTGAGAAGATCGTTTACAACAACAGGCGCATATACCTTTCCTATTGGAGACAATACAGGAATAACTGAATATTCTCCTATTACCATTAGTGTGGATTCAGGCTCGTTTTCGAGTGCTTATATTGGCGTGTCGGTTACTGATGCAATCCATCCGAATAATTATAGTTTAAACAACAACATCAGTCGTTACTGGAAAGTCAACCAATCAGGGATTACAACAGCCCTTGCAACAATTACGGCAACCTATGCAGCGTCCGATATTTTAGGCACCGAAAGCGACATAGCCGCCGCCCAGCTCAAAGGAATATTTAACCAGCAGACCAATCCATGGATCAAGTATTCGGCTTTGGGAAGCAATACACTATCAGTTGCTGCCACCAGCCTTACAGCTGGTCAAACTTCTGCATTCACAGGAATCAAGGGAGGTTCGTTTTCGGTTGTACTTTCAGGATTCGGTTCATTCTGCCTTAATGATTCTGCCACATTAAGCGCTGAAATAACGGGTGGCGACGCGCCTTATACTTATTTGTGGTCTGCGGGTCTTGGAACCTTGCAAACTGCAACACCCCCGACTTCAGCTGCTGGAACGATAAATTATACGGCTACTGTAAAAGATGCCAATGGGATTACCGCCTCAGATAATAATAATGTCACTGTCCTTCAGAATTCTCTTGGAGGAACAGTTTCATCAAATCAAACTATTTGTTCTGCAAGCGCTCCTGCAGACCTTACCTTGACTGGTCAAACGGGAAGTGTAATTTATTGGCAAAGCGCAAGCGATTCGGGTTTTACCACACCGGTAAATATTGCAAATACCACAACTACGCTTCCCGGAGCTTCAATAGGGCTATTGACAACAACTACTTATTTCCGTGCTGTTGTTCTAAATGGAACCTGTGCAAATGTCTATTCCTCTGTTGCGACAATTACAATTAATTCAACCACCTGGACAGGAATCTGGAGCAACGGTTTGCCGAGCAGTACTACCGCCGTCATTATTTCAGCCAATTATACACCAGCAGTTTCTTTTGAGTGTTGTTCTTTAACGGTTAACAATAATGCAGCTGTTTTGATTCCATCGGGGATTAATGTGACTTTAAACGGAATACTTACTGTGGTCTCAGGCAGCAGTTTTACATTGCAGAGTAATGCCAATTTTATACAGAATACTGATGCAGCCAATTCCGGAAACATCACTGTTTTACGAAATTCTGCACCCATTAAACGTTTGGATCATACCTTATGGAGCAGTCCTGTAACGAGTACACAGACCTTGCAGCAGTTTTCTCCCAATACGCTTTCCAATCGTTTTTATGTCTATAATATTTTGAACAATACCTATACGGCAACACCAGCAACAGGCTATTTTCCATTGGCAAAAGCTATAGCTGTACGCGCACCAAATAATTGGCCTACTGCAGAATCGGCATGGGAAGGAAGTTTTACGGGTATTCCCAACAACGGGAATATTACAACACCATTGGAAATGACTGGTGCAGCCTACAACGGAATTGGTAATCCCTATCCATCAACAATCAGCGGAACTGAGCTGGTAAGTGCCAACAGTACGAGGATTACTGGCACACTGTACTTTTATGCGCACACTTTAGCAATAGATGCGACAACGGGTTTATTCCCGCCCGGGACTAATTACGCCGTTTGGAATCCCGGCACAGGAGGAACGCCTGCAACAGCTGGCGGCGGCGGTACTGGCAGCAGTCCAATAACCCCAAATGGAATAATACAAACTGGTCAGGGATTTTTGGTAAAAGCTAAAGCTCAGGGCAATATGATTTTTACCAACAGTATGAGAAAAACAAATACAGCTAATCCTTTTTTTAAGCAAAGTGCCTTAAAATCCAATACTGCAGAACCTGATATTGAGAGACACCGTATCTGGCTCAGCCTTGGTAGCAGCAATGGCGCTTTAAATACCATATTAGTGGGTTATGCAGCAGGAGCAACTAGCGGAATTGACTATGGCTATGACGGATTAAAGTTTGGAGGCTCAGGAAGTGAGCTGTATTCTGTTATAGCGGGCGATGCATACAGTATTCAGGGTAGAGCTTTGCCTTTTATAGCTGATGACAATGTTCCATTAGGTTTCAAAGCTGCAGAATCGGGTACTTTCACTATTGCAATTTATAAAACGGACGGATTATTTTCCGGAAATCAGGATATACTGATCAAAGATAATCTCACAGGAACAACAAACAGCATCAAAACTGCACCTTATAATTTCACCAGTGCCATTGGAACTTTTGACGGACGTTTTGAAATAGTTTACACAAAAAGCAGCTTAGGCCTTGACCCGCAGACGGCACTTGAAAACAGCGTAATAGTATACACAAAAAACAGTACACTATTTGTTCAAAGCAGCAGTGTTATAACTTCTGTTCGAATTTTTGATATACTCGGAAGATTACTTTCCGAAAATAAAAATATAAATGATACCCGCTTCCAGAGTGGCAAATTAAGTTTAACCAGACAGGTTGTTCTTGTTGAGGTCACAGATAACGAAAATAAAAAAGTTCTCAAAAAAATAATCCTTTAA
- a CDS encoding T9SS type B sorting domain-containing protein, whose amino-acid sequence MKVKLLFLFCFYSIVSLAQGEANVWYFGENAGVDFNSGIPVALNDSQMSTHEGCATISNSSGRLLFYTDGSSVWNKNHQIMPNGAGLLGDSSSTQSAIIVPKPGSSTIYYLFTVAAFGQGGLSYSEVDMSLDNGLGDINSNKNSVLITPTCEKLTSVKNANGNDYWVLTHEFGNNTFFAYSVTSSGINLVPIVSNIGDDTDFDFTGYLKISPDGKKIINCSGWSDTELFDFDSSTGIIKNPIKILLNRETSYGAEFSPSGNVLYIANSGYIYQFDLKSIDIPSTKKVVFSAPVNSNLILDALQLATNGKIYGTVMDQHYLCSINNPDIIGTGCNFVLNAVSLGNGKGEIGLPQFIQSYFNIGIIIQDNCFGDISSFSLSGNELVSTATWDFGDGTTSTDINPTHTYLTAGTFTVSVTANGPSGSSTKTRDIVISKVPTATQPQNMLVCDDNNDGFHTFDLTTQNATILNGQDPNLYTVNYFANTVVIPSPSTYTNTIAYQQETITAEVSSTANADCKSTTTFVIDVFDSPLPGLATVIPDLSDCDNTSVGTDSDGRISFDLTQRATAILNGQSASQFLISYYKDAGFTQGIAVPTVYQNIAANETIFVKVANKDNPACVATTSFKITVLALPVITAVVDLKQCDDDIDGFSVFNLEEAIAKITANASNETISFFKTITDAQNNSNPIANPTSYTNNIVSNDVVYVRVSNANSCFRIAKLNLIISTTQIPLTFSKTFTQCDDVAYGSNTDGIATFDFSSVTSQVQAIFPSGQLLDITYYKNLNDALSEKSNITDISNYSNIGYANSQKIYVRVDSRLNNDCLGLGGYITLNVESIPIAKSLVEKNCDDNQDGLFAFDTSTIQSQILGGLTNVTISYLDENNNPLSSPLPNPFVTATQTVKVKVTNNRPTACSYDATIAFVVDDLPEVFSIPISFTTVCDDEINPAEQDGKFPFDTSTFENTILGNQTGMIVNYFDANGNALASPLPNPFVSATQDIKVEVVNAVNPNCEATITIPFKVNPVPNIQLSGDELVCSDLPTFTKVINAGLVDETQKANYAYTWTLDGNLIIDENQYDLTVNKKGIYKVETTNSQGCSRVRTITVNASDKATVQIDIVDLSTENSITVLAKGAGDYVYSLDNEFGDYQGNNVFVNVPAGIHTVFVKDMNGCGLVSKEIALLGIPNYFTPNQDGYNDTWNLKGINTVFNAKTTVRIFDRYGKLIKEINPAGEGWDGTYIGQQMPATDYWYSIQLEDGRSFKGHFALKR is encoded by the coding sequence TTGAAAGTAAAATTACTCTTCTTATTCTGTTTTTATTCAATAGTGTCCTTAGCACAAGGCGAAGCTAATGTTTGGTATTTTGGTGAAAATGCTGGAGTAGACTTTAATAGCGGGATTCCAGTTGCTCTAAATGATAGTCAAATGTCAACTCATGAAGGTTGTGCGACTATTTCAAATTCTTCCGGTAGGTTATTATTTTATACAGATGGATCTAGCGTTTGGAACAAGAATCACCAGATTATGCCAAATGGAGCAGGATTATTAGGGGATTCATCAAGTACTCAGTCTGCAATTATTGTACCTAAGCCAGGTTCTTCTACTATCTACTATCTTTTTACCGTTGCAGCATTTGGCCAAGGAGGGCTTTCTTATTCAGAAGTGGATATGTCTTTAGATAATGGACTGGGTGATATAAATTCAAATAAAAATAGTGTATTAATTACCCCCACATGTGAAAAACTTACTTCGGTAAAAAATGCTAATGGTAATGATTACTGGGTTTTAACTCATGAATTTGGTAATAATACTTTCTTTGCATATAGTGTTACATCTTCAGGAATAAATCTAGTACCAATCGTTAGTAATATAGGAGATGACACAGATTTTGATTTTACTGGTTATTTAAAAATTTCGCCAGATGGTAAAAAAATAATAAATTGTAGTGGTTGGTCAGATACTGAACTTTTCGATTTTGATTCATCAACGGGAATTATTAAAAACCCGATTAAAATATTATTGAATAGGGAAACTAGTTATGGTGCTGAATTTTCACCATCAGGAAACGTTTTATATATTGCCAATTCAGGTTATATATATCAATTTGATTTGAAATCCATAGATATTCCGAGTACAAAAAAAGTAGTATTTTCAGCTCCAGTAAATAGTAATCTTATTTTGGATGCTTTACAATTGGCTACAAACGGTAAAATATATGGAACTGTTATGGACCAGCATTATCTTTGTTCAATTAATAATCCAGATATTATAGGAACAGGATGTAATTTTGTCTTAAATGCGGTTTCTCTCGGAAATGGAAAAGGAGAAATAGGTCTTCCACAATTTATTCAATCCTATTTTAATATTGGAATAATTATTCAAGATAATTGTTTTGGAGATATTAGTTCTTTTTCTTTAAGCGGTAATGAGCTTGTCAGTACGGCAACATGGGATTTTGGAGATGGAACAACTTCAACGGATATCAATCCGACACATACTTATCTGACAGCTGGAACTTTTACAGTCTCAGTTACTGCTAATGGTCCAAGTGGAAGTAGTACCAAAACCAGAGATATTGTTATATCCAAAGTTCCTACTGCAACGCAACCTCAGAATATGTTGGTTTGCGATGACAATAATGATGGTTTTCATACATTTGATTTAACGACTCAAAATGCAACCATTTTAAACGGACAAGATCCCAATTTGTATACCGTGAATTATTTTGCAAATACAGTTGTTATTCCATCACCGAGCACTTATACCAATACTATTGCGTACCAACAGGAAACTATTACTGCCGAAGTTTCTAGTACTGCCAACGCTGATTGCAAAAGCACCACAACTTTTGTAATTGATGTATTTGACAGTCCATTACCAGGTTTAGCAACAGTCATTCCAGATTTATCTGATTGTGATAATACTAGTGTAGGAACCGATAGTGATGGTCGTATTAGTTTCGATTTAACACAAAGAGCTACTGCAATTTTAAATGGACAATCAGCTTCTCAATTTTTGATTTCGTATTATAAAGATGCAGGTTTTACACAAGGTATTGCAGTGCCAACTGTCTATCAAAATATAGCAGCTAACGAAACTATTTTTGTAAAAGTAGCTAATAAGGATAATCCTGCCTGTGTAGCAACAACCTCATTTAAAATTACAGTTTTGGCTTTACCTGTGATTACTGCAGTAGTTGATTTAAAACAATGTGATGACGATATTGACGGTTTTAGTGTTTTTAATCTGGAAGAAGCCATTGCTAAAATAACTGCAAATGCTTCAAACGAAACAATCAGTTTCTTTAAGACGATAACCGATGCTCAAAACAATAGCAATCCAATAGCCAATCCAACAAGTTATACCAATAACATAGTGAGTAACGATGTTGTTTATGTGAGAGTCAGCAATGCTAATTCCTGCTTTAGAATTGCCAAATTAAACCTGATTATTTCGACAACTCAAATTCCACTGACTTTTTCTAAAACCTTCACTCAGTGTGATGATGTTGCTTATGGAAGCAACACGGATGGAATTGCAACATTTGATTTTAGTAGTGTTACAAGTCAGGTTCAAGCTATTTTTCCTTCTGGACAACTTTTGGATATTACCTATTATAAAAACTTGAATGATGCTTTATCTGAAAAAAGCAACATAACAGATATTTCAAATTACAGTAATATTGGCTATGCCAATTCTCAAAAAATATACGTTCGTGTTGATAGTAGACTCAATAATGATTGTTTGGGATTAGGGGGCTATATCACTTTAAATGTAGAATCAATTCCTATTGCAAAATCCCTTGTGGAAAAAAATTGCGACGACAATCAGGATGGTTTATTCGCATTCGATACATCAACAATTCAATCCCAAATTCTAGGAGGATTAACAAATGTTACGATTTCTTATTTGGACGAAAATAATAATCCACTGTCTAGTCCGTTGCCCAATCCTTTTGTGACAGCAACTCAAACTGTAAAAGTAAAAGTAACAAACAATAGGCCAACCGCTTGCTCATACGACGCTACAATTGCATTTGTAGTAGATGATTTGCCTGAAGTTTTTTCTATTCCTATTTCGTTTACAACGGTTTGTGATGATGAAATTAATCCAGCAGAACAGGATGGAAAATTTCCTTTTGATACTTCGACTTTTGAAAATACTATTTTAGGCAATCAAACAGGAATGATTGTCAATTATTTTGATGCTAATGGTAATGCTTTAGCTAGCCCTTTGCCTAATCCATTCGTAAGTGCCACGCAAGATATAAAAGTTGAGGTTGTCAATGCTGTAAATCCTAATTGCGAGGCAACTATAACTATTCCTTTTAAAGTAAACCCAGTTCCGAATATTCAACTGTCAGGAGATGAATTGGTGTGTAGTGATTTGCCAACTTTCACCAAAGTTATCAACGCAGGCTTAGTAGATGAAACTCAAAAGGCAAATTATGCATATACTTGGACATTAGATGGAAACCTTATTATAGACGAAAATCAGTATGATTTGACAGTCAATAAAAAAGGAATTTATAAGGTAGAAACCACCAATAGTCAAGGCTGTTCCAGAGTAAGAACGATTACAGTAAACGCTTCTGATAAGGCAACAGTACAGATTGATATTGTTGATTTATCTACAGAAAATAGTATAACCGTTTTGGCAAAGGGTGCAGGTGATTATGTTTACTCTTTAGATAATGAATTTGGAGATTATCAAGGAAACAATGTATTTGTTAATGTTCCAGCTGGAATTCATACAGTATTTGTAAAAGATATGAATGGCTGTGGATTAGTTTCAAAAGAGATAGCTCTTTTGGGGATTCCAAATTATTTTACGCCCAATCAAGATGGATATAACGATACTTGGAACTTAAAAGGAATCAATACTGTTTTCAATGCAAAAACAACTGTTCGAATTTTTGATCGTTATGGAAAATTGATAAAAGAAATCAATCCAGCAGGTGAAGGATGGGATGGAACTTATATTGGTCAACAAATGCCCGCAACAGATTACTGGTATTCGATTCAATTGGAAGATGGACGGAGTTTTAAAGGGCATTTTGCATTGAAGAGGTGA